A stretch of the bacterium genome encodes the following:
- the mtnA gene encoding S-methyl-5-thioribose-1-phosphate isomerase has translation MEKIPVKPFWWKNGLYIIDQRILPGKEIVLKLDNVKKVYRAIRELKIRGAPLIGCVSAYGVIVSFLENKKLSFEKIKEKIKKDINFLKSSRPTAYNLFYALNRMERIVDDKSIKDKEELFERLLEEVESIYEEDLNACYKIGEYGNKIIKNGMNILTHCNAGGLATSGFGTALAPVFVAHQKGKKIHVYVDETRPVLQGARLTAWELEKNKISYTLICDNMAGYLMKKGKIDIVIVGADRIAKNGDTANKIGTYSLAVLANYHKIPFYIAAPFSTFDFNIEDGSEIPIEERNENEVKKINGKYICPLNSNVFNPAFDVTPAYLITGFLTERGIFKPEEIKNLGG, from the coding sequence ATGGAAAAAATACCCGTAAAACCATTCTGGTGGAAAAACGGACTTTATATAATTGACCAGAGAATTCTTCCAGGGAAAGAGATTGTTTTAAAACTTGATAATGTGAAAAAAGTTTACAGAGCAATAAGAGAATTAAAAATAAGAGGAGCACCTTTAATTGGATGTGTTTCTGCTTATGGAGTGATTGTTTCCTTCCTTGAAAATAAAAAATTGTCTTTTGAAAAAATAAAAGAAAAAATAAAAAAAGATATTAATTTCTTAAAAAGTTCAAGACCAACTGCCTATAATCTTTTTTATGCCTTAAATAGAATGGAAAGAATAGTTGATGATAAAAGTATAAAAGATAAAGAAGAACTGTTTGAAAGATTGCTTGAAGAAGTGGAAAGTATTTATGAAGAAGATTTAAATGCCTGTTATAAAATTGGTGAATACGGAAATAAAATTATAAAAAATGGTATGAATATTTTAACACATTGTAATGCTGGAGGACTTGCAACAAGTGGTTTTGGAACTGCTCTTGCTCCTGTTTTTGTGGCGCATCAGAAAGGTAAAAAAATCCATGTATATGTTGATGAAACAAGGCCTGTTCTTCAGGGAGCAAGATTAACAGCATGGGAACTTGAAAAGAATAAAATTTCCTATACTCTTATTTGTGATAATATGGCTGGATATTTGATGAAAAAGGGTAAAATAGATATTGTAATTGTTGGAGCGGATAGAATTGCAAAAAATGGTGATACAGCAAATAAAATAGGTACATATTCCCTTGCGGTTCTGGCAAATTACCATAAGATTCCATTTTATATTGCAGCGCCTTTTTCAACTTTTGATTTTAATATAGAAGATGGAAGTGAAATACCAATTGAAGAAAGAAATGAAAATGAGGTTAAAAAAATTAATGGGAAGTATATATGTCCTTTAAATTCTAATGTTTTCAATCCTGCTTTTGATGTAACACCTGCATATTTAATAACAGGTTTCCTAACTGAAAGAGGGATTTTTAAACCAGAGGAAATAAAAAATCTGGGCGGTTAG
- a CDS encoding GntR family transcriptional regulator codes for MRTKAKELKEKIIEYLLTNFRENGKEKITEEKIASYFKISRTPVREVLKSLENEGLISVRRNRGIKIRKFSKEDIKKVYDVRIILEEYAIKEAIKNLKEENIKKLREYVRNYNKARKEGKWLEAKKIDQLFHEKIVELSGNWYLNYLVKKLNVFSFFFSLPKKDQKYRIDPNPYSHNRILKALIKKDHEIASETIKNHILWIKNYTLKNFEKRR; via the coding sequence ATGAGGACAAAAGCAAAAGAGTTAAAAGAAAAGATTATAGAGTATCTGCTCACCAACTTCAGGGAGAATGGTAAAGAAAAAATAACAGAGGAAAAAATTGCATCATATTTTAAAATAAGCAGAACTCCTGTTAGAGAAGTTTTAAAATCACTTGAGAATGAAGGATTAATAAGTGTAAGGAGAAACAGAGGGATAAAAATAAGAAAATTTTCAAAAGAAGATATTAAAAAAGTTTATGATGTAAGAATAATACTTGAGGAATATGCAATAAAGGAAGCGATTAAAAATTTAAAAGAAGAAAATATAAAAAAATTAAGAGAGTATGTAAGAAATTATAATAAAGCAAGGAAAGAAGGCAAATGGTTGGAAGCCAAAAAGATTGATCAATTATTTCATGAAAAAATAGTTGAACTTTCTGGTAACTGGTATTTAAATTATCTAGTAAAAAAATTGAATGTATTTTCTTTTTTCTTTTCTTTGCCTAAAAAAGACCAGAAATACAGAATAGACCCTAATCCATATTCACATAATAGAATTTTAAAAGCACTGATAAAAAAAGACCATGAAATTGCATCTGAAACAATAAAAAATCATATCTTATGGATAAAGAATTATACATTGAAAAATTTTGAAAAAAGGAGGTGA
- a CDS encoding type II secretion system protein: MRRKGFTLIELLVVVAIIAILAGMLLPVLARARENARRVTCMNNLKQIGLATHIYAQDYDGFIPVGGIPTWTCECPTIWRLENATHPGYVGLGILCIGWRQTGRGRYLPDPMFLLCPSVPRYFYWVRKYYHKGWMYQWFEYPNITSNNKVYNNYARNLRPYSDANTYKETKAKVDICAKKGYIWVADSLGYYAWNYGNPPGASSEGYSHSGRDRLPMGLNVLFFDGSVKWINDQDHKLLYKYRCNSYGTESFWTLTANDLK, from the coding sequence ATGAGAAGAAAAGGATTTACATTGATAGAGCTTTTGGTTGTAGTGGCGATAATAGCGATACTTGCAGGGATGTTACTTCCTGTACTGGCAAGAGCAAGAGAAAATGCAAGAAGGGTTACCTGTATGAACAACTTAAAACAAATTGGACTTGCAACACATATTTATGCTCAGGATTATGATGGGTTTATACCTGTTGGTGGAATTCCAACATGGACCTGTGAATGCCCAACAATATGGAGACTGGAAAATGCAACTCACCCTGGATATGTTGGACTTGGGATTTTGTGTATTGGATGGAGACAGACAGGAAGAGGAAGATATTTACCAGACCCTATGTTTCTTCTCTGTCCGAGTGTTCCAAGATATTTTTACTGGGTGAGAAAATATTATCATAAAGGATGGATGTACCAATGGTTTGAGTATCCAAATATTACTTCCAACAATAAGGTTTACAATAATTATGCAAGAAATTTAAGACCATATTCAGATGCAAATACATATAAAGAAACAAAAGCGAAGGTTGATATATGTGCTAAAAAGGGATATATTTGGGTTGCTGATTCTCTGGGTTATTATGCCTGGAATTATGGAAATCCACCCGGTGCGAGTTCTGAAGGATACAGTCATTCAGGAAGAGATAGATTGCCAATGGGATTAAATGTTTTGTTTTTTGATGGCTCTGTAAAATGGATAAATGATCAAGATCATAAACTCCTTTATAAATATCGGTGCAATTCCTATGGAACAGAGAGTTTCTGGACTTTAACAGCAAATGATTTAAAGTAA